In Lycorma delicatula isolate Av1 chromosome 10, ASM4794821v1, whole genome shotgun sequence, a genomic segment contains:
- the LOC142331460 gene encoding uncharacterized protein LOC142331460 isoform X2, translated as MTQQKSILLIFVIAAVVFVSAEVHKGYSHTKVHNKHGGKFAYKIHHVYHLKKHGHGGGGGGHGAKHGTLYHKQQHDDLFDDSDDFEGTNGYIVENYKGKGGGFSYGSGYPSLSGYSSGNSYSGSKLGSSFGSPYKSNLFEDDSFSKGYRYGSSKSYSYSYPHSSLSDFQTDNY; from the exons attttattaatctttgtcATTGCTGCAGTTGTTTTTGTCAGCGCAGAAGTGCATAAAGGTTACAGTCACACAAAAGTTC ataacaaaCACGGTGGTAAATTCGCATACAAAATACATCATGTGTATCATCTAAAAAAGCATGGACATGGAGGTGGTGGTGGTGGACATGGAGCAAAGCACGGTACATTATACCATAAGCAGCAGCATGACGATTTATTTGATGATAGCGATGATTTCGAAGGAACCAATGGTtatattgtagaaaattataaaggaaaaggAGGTGGATTTAGTTATGGATCAGGGTATCCATCTCTTAGTGGATACAGTAGTGGTAATAGTTATTCAGGAAGTAAACTTGGTTCATCATTTGGATCGCCTTATAAATCTAATTTGTTTGAAGATGATTCATTTTCCAAAGGTTATCGTTATGGTAGTAGCAAATCTTACAGTTATTCTTATCCACATTCATCATTATCTGATTTCCAAACTGATaactactaa
- the LOC142330975 gene encoding osteopetrosis-associated transmembrane protein 1, with the protein MMILFKLIFSCFILFPFYYVNGSGLNDSNDWIIVGNYNGTELTDDGCHFLLDSFAHVSSNFTYCAIQSARPITLCEDCVNPYTLAVEVHKDILKLMDEAGELCKKKLLNLDRLQIVEGGFNFISGLWKRAGCDDCYIHDAEGNPEKLKPEVIKVMKLHNETITCIQNHMNDTEDNKKVTDPRVCFECKQTYLEFNAVYNNLKDESPFCMDIVDMVNTTRLLWSVTIGCCLDRQRPEIAFLITSGCISVLPVLFYLLACRFTGKKAYNVVLNNRSSIPYPDVPSSTTDITEVTQRDGDISSCSTFPDKSEN; encoded by the exons atgatgattttatttaagttaattttttcgtgctttattttatttccattttattatgttaatggtTCAGGATTAAATGACTCAAACGATTGGATTATTGT ggGTAATTATAATGGTACTGAATTAACTGATGATGGATGCCATTTTTTGTTGGATTCATTTGCACATGTTTCctcaaattttacttattgtgCCATACAGAGTGCAAGACCTATAACATTATGTGAAGATTGTGTTAATCCTTATACACTTGCTGTTGAAGTTCATAAAGATATTCTAAAG tTAATGGATGAAGCTGGAGAATTGTGTAAGAAAAAACTCTTAAATCTTGATAGATTGCAAATAGTAGAAGGTGGCTTTAACTTTATTTCTGGTTTATGGAAAAGAGCTGGTTGTGATG ATTGTTATATTCATGATGCTGAAGGaaatccagaaaaattaaaaccagaagtaataaaagttatgaagttacacaatgaaacaattacatgTATACAAAATCATATGAATGAtactgaagataataaaaaagtgaCTGATCCTCGTGTTTGTTTTGAATGTAAACAAACATACTTAGAATTTAATGCAGTGTACAATAATCTAAAAGATGAATCGCCATTTTGTATGGATATTGTAGATATG gtGAATACGACAAGACTTTTATGGAGTGTTACAATAGGATGTTGTTTAGATAGACAAAGGCCAGAAATTGCATTCCTTATTACATCTGGTTGTATATCTGTGTTgcctgtattattttatttactggctTGTAGATTTACTGGTAAAAAGGCATATAATGTAGTATTAA ATAATCGTTCTAGTATACCATACCCTGACGTACCATCCTCAACTACTGATATAACTGAAGTTACCCAAAGAGATGGTGATATTTCTTCATGTAGTACATTCCcagataaaagtgaaaattaa
- the LOC142331460 gene encoding uncharacterized protein LOC142331460 isoform X1, with the protein MTQQKSVCMILLIFVIAAVVFVSAEVHKGYSHTKVHNKHGGKFAYKIHHVYHLKKHGHGGGGGGHGAKHGTLYHKQQHDDLFDDSDDFEGTNGYIVENYKGKGGGFSYGSGYPSLSGYSSGNSYSGSKLGSSFGSPYKSNLFEDDSFSKGYRYGSSKSYSYSYPHSSLSDFQTDNY; encoded by the exons attttattaatctttgtcATTGCTGCAGTTGTTTTTGTCAGCGCAGAAGTGCATAAAGGTTACAGTCACACAAAAGTTC ataacaaaCACGGTGGTAAATTCGCATACAAAATACATCATGTGTATCATCTAAAAAAGCATGGACATGGAGGTGGTGGTGGTGGACATGGAGCAAAGCACGGTACATTATACCATAAGCAGCAGCATGACGATTTATTTGATGATAGCGATGATTTCGAAGGAACCAATGGTtatattgtagaaaattataaaggaaaaggAGGTGGATTTAGTTATGGATCAGGGTATCCATCTCTTAGTGGATACAGTAGTGGTAATAGTTATTCAGGAAGTAAACTTGGTTCATCATTTGGATCGCCTTATAAATCTAATTTGTTTGAAGATGATTCATTTTCCAAAGGTTATCGTTATGGTAGTAGCAAATCTTACAGTTATTCTTATCCACATTCATCATTATCTGATTTCCAAACTGATaactactaa